The Culex pipiens pallens isolate TS chromosome 2, TS_CPP_V2, whole genome shotgun sequence DNA window GTGGTCGAAGGCGTCTCAAAGTTGGGTAGGAATGTTAGTATTTTTGGGTTATGGATTTAGGGATGAGGAGTATACTATGTTAATGATAAAGATTTAAGTTACTGTTATGATTAAAAGCTTAGGCGGTTTCTAAAGCCATTCATCATAAGCTATAACATTatgattttggttattttgatacATTTGTAAAGTGTGTTGATTGGCTGTAGAGTGTAGATGGTTTGTCATATTTTAAgtatatgaaaaatattcagaaaatagTATACTCGGATGTTTGAACAGcacattgttaaaaaatatgtaaagatTGTTGTGCTGTCAATTGAGTCCCATTTTTAAATGTTCGGTTTGAATTTTACTATATtacatttcatttttattactgTAAAGTTAGGaagcaatgtttttgttttttgatgttATTATTTGGTAACCGCTAGTTGAAACCTCTCATCTTTGTAAACCTCATAAATTtcatcttcgtttttttttcagatagaacgcttattggaaattttagcTAGTTTATCTAATTTGGCATTAAATCGGCAGGGAAGCAGTATTTTTTATTCGTTacgaattaatttttttctcgttATGCAGAAAATGAAAGGAAAATTTGTTACGATTTTTGAAGGGGAAaagaagagtacaattaaaattgttatcaAGGGTGGGACAATCTAATCGGAAAACAGACTGGTGAAAGTCAACGGGTTTGTAGAAGTCAGTAAAGTCATTTTTTGCGTAGAAGTTTCGCATGTTTCTAGCATAGAAGATTCTCTTATGCGGTGCACTGCGTGGCGCTGTGTTGGTGTTGGTTGGCTGATTTGAAAGTGTGTGGGTGTGGATGGTAGCTTTTATTGGTATTTTCGCTTGTTTTTATTAGGCGTGTAAAAGTGGCTTTGATTAGATCTCGACATTATCTTTGGCGTATCGTTTCTGAAAATTGCGAGAAGAACCAAAAAATCACCATTGAATGATTAGTACGATCCTCGTTCGGCTGTGAACGAATATTATATATAATTGGGTGCAATAATTAACGCAATGAAGccaatcaaacaaaacaaaacaagaaataaCTATAATGAATCTAATCCAATTTGCCACCCAATGGCGCTCAAGTTACCATGATCCTGTATTTCTCCTTGCACGCGTAGTCACTCTCGTCAAGATCCTTGTAGCAGTCGGATTTGTAGTCCTCTGGAAGTGGTTTGCCTTCATACTCGCAAAGTTTGTGAATGGGGCGTGATCTGTAAATTTATTGGGATATGATCAACAAGTTAAGCTGGGATTATTAATTTTCACATACCTAACGATCATCTTGTCCATTCCGGTAGGCTTGTTCGTCGGGCAGTAGAACACGTCGGGCGTGTTCTTGTCGTACACGATCGACTTTCGCATCATGTCCTTCTCCTTGTTGTACTTGATGTGCTTTTCCTTGGCGGCCTCGGCCAGCTGGGCGACCGCAAGTGCCACGGCGCAAAGCACGACGATCGCGTATTTACTCATGTTTTCCACCCACCGTAACCGATGAACGAGATGAAATCTGGGCCACCTGATCGGTGTCTGTCAGTCTGCATGGAAATGCGAAAATGAAAGAGAAAAGGGCCATTGTTTAGATCGGAGATGGTTGAGGTTCGTTCAACAAGGGAAACCGCGCGTCTGCGATGCCAAGGTTAATTTGCTTGTGAAACCTGCATTCATGCAAATCTCAATCACTTTCGGGGCGCAAAGAgccgacgccacatgtcaagtTGCCATAATGGCGCGCCGGCTGCCATAAACTGTTTGCTAACCTATTCAGCGATGACACGAACGCTGAAGAGAGCGACGTCTTCCGTATGCATCAACCGTTCTCTAAATCCACATTTTAAGTGGGTTCGACCTTGCACTTCACCGATTCTTCCGCAATTTGCCATTTTCGACGATGCTCTAACCAAAGAAAACAAGCAAATTCTCATGTTTTTTTATGGATCAAAAAGTCAACGAGGCAGTAATGTCGGCAAAGCCTGTGAAATGAGCTTTTCATCGCCTCGTCGGCATCAAATTGTCACTCTTGAACTGCAGCAGCGCATCTGTCAGAGAGAACAATGACCTGTTCCGGTGCAGCTCCATTATTCATGAACTGACCCCGACTTTGTCCCATGATTCAAATCTTTGAGATTTGCCGCCAGCTGCACCGTCCCTGCTGCGGTTGACAATTTGAAGAATGCATCGCCGGCAGGGGCGTTCTCTAGACCTCCGTTGCAATGGTTCCTTCTAGCTTTGTTAAACCTTCTTCTGGATCCACACGGCAGTTCAAGTTCGAGAGCAGAGTGCATTATCGTTTGCCGCAAATCTCGATGCAGGGGGTATAAATTTACAAGTCTAACCACAAGTCACTCGGCGGCGTACCAACCGCACTTAGATGCTCAGGGTTGTCCATAAACTACGCCAGCAGTGTCGTAAAACGTCTTCGTAGAAATCTCGTTCGCAGCTTACGGCCACCCTCACAAAGTTCTGGTTATGCGCCACATGATCGGCACTTTTCATGCAGCTTTTGGCATTTCAAAGGGGCGCGCGCGATCGCCTTTTTTGCGCCTCGGAtgagattctttttttttttttttcaatttagcattgagtaattctcgctgaaagtggaccactatttacacaaggtgctcaaaaatcaaaagcaatgtacttttccaatagcccccaccaagttatgaatgaaaccatgtttggttggttaaatttgtcctcacctcggcgccacaaagctaaaacatttttttaaattggtaattttttgacttaggcgcgtctacagaattgctaataactttgcaaaacttcaacgaacctataatgtttaggggtgttttggaaaggaaatgagcagagctttcgaatgcacttgtcagaaaaataccgttccatacattttttagccataaaacaccaatgtatttttaaaagtcatttttgaaggccagcgccccgctttatc harbors:
- the LOC120420189 gene encoding uncharacterized protein LOC120420189, with amino-acid sequence MSKYAIVVLCAVALAVAQLAEAAKEKHIKYNKEKDMMRKSIVYDKNTPDVFYCPTNKPTGMDKMIVRSRPIHKLCEYEGKPLPEDYKSDCYKDLDESDYACKEKYRIMMRMHPPGSDAPFNGSRLSRFIDMDEDMKRVKSKRQL